In a single window of the uncultured Flavobacterium sp. genome:
- a CDS encoding cupin domain-containing protein, translating to MERQITKSSEIDWNLLVEEGVKTEGIYSKILFFDKEANRPTKFLLKFEPGASYPNHIHPAGEEIYVLEGEVRSGKDELKKGDYLYMPPGSSHSVFSKTGCTLLFTVPEEVVILK from the coding sequence ATGGAAAGACAAATCACAAAAAGCAGCGAAATAGATTGGAATCTTCTTGTTGAAGAAGGCGTAAAAACTGAAGGTATTTATTCTAAAATTTTGTTCTTTGACAAAGAGGCAAACAGACCTACAAAGTTTTTATTAAAATTTGAACCTGGGGCATCATATCCAAATCACATTCATCCGGCAGGCGAAGAAATTTATGTTCTGGAAGGTGAAGTTCGCTCCGGAAAAGATGAACTAAAAAAAGGTGATTATTTGTATATGCCACCAGGAAGTTCACATTCAGTATTTTCAAAAACGGGTTGTACTTTATTATTTACAGTTCCTGAAGAAGTAGTTATTTTGAAATAA
- a CDS encoding DoxX family protein gives MKRYQDYAILLLRIALATGFLSAVSSRLGFWGVNSSGWKNFLIYTGQVNSFAPKNLIPTIAVLATIAESLLALLLLTGYQTRLASIAAAILTFVFALSMTYSFGVKDPLDYSVFVFSMAAFLLSTTENYKWSLDEIITKNKTI, from the coding sequence ATGAAAAGATATCAGGATTACGCAATTTTGCTTTTGCGAATTGCTTTGGCAACAGGATTTTTATCAGCCGTTTCAAGTCGGTTAGGATTTTGGGGAGTCAATTCTTCAGGCTGGAAAAACTTTTTAATCTACACGGGACAAGTAAATTCATTTGCTCCAAAAAACCTTATTCCCACAATCGCAGTCCTGGCAACTATTGCCGAATCGCTTTTGGCATTACTCCTACTCACTGGCTATCAAACAAGACTGGCTTCAATTGCGGCCGCAATTTTGACTTTTGTGTTTGCACTTTCCATGACATATTCTTTTGGAGTAAAAGATCCGTTAGATTATTCGGTATTTGTATTTTCTATGGCAGCTTTTCTTTTATCAACTACAGAGAATTACAAATGGAGTTTAGATGAAATCATTACGAAAAATAAAACAATTTAA
- a CDS encoding AraC family transcriptional regulator: MIDIKTFDQATDLENPRRVLKYILVFCTSGSTTISVDENEFVLTENSVITITSGQIHYFRNIQNASGFILEFTYDFFCKDDTDMELIFHNGLFCHFAMNEMISVDNPKVIVRELEEIKKELIETPYQYQISIHSRIELILIEINRTKINRGDEIYKPDAVFLHFLEAVLKNFEKNLSVNEIANLIGSTESKLNELSKLHTNKTAQNVMFGLIISEAKRLFTYEKLSVKEVAYALGFNDPFYFSNFFKKHTNISPKSYKEKLVLS, translated from the coding sequence ATGATCGATATAAAAACATTTGACCAGGCAACAGATTTAGAAAATCCGAGACGTGTATTAAAATACATTTTAGTTTTTTGTACTTCGGGCTCAACTACTATTTCTGTAGATGAAAATGAATTTGTACTGACTGAAAACTCTGTTATTACAATCACTTCGGGTCAAATTCATTATTTCCGGAACATACAAAATGCAAGTGGATTTATTTTGGAATTTACTTATGATTTCTTTTGTAAAGATGATACTGATATGGAATTGATTTTCCATAATGGTTTGTTTTGTCATTTTGCAATGAACGAAATGATTTCGGTTGATAATCCTAAAGTTATTGTTCGGGAATTAGAAGAAATCAAAAAGGAACTAATCGAAACACCCTACCAATATCAGATTTCAATTCACAGCCGAATCGAATTAATTTTAATCGAAATCAACCGTACTAAAATTAATCGCGGTGACGAAATCTATAAACCTGACGCTGTATTTCTTCATTTTCTGGAAGCGGTTTTGAAAAACTTCGAAAAAAACCTATCCGTAAACGAAATAGCCAATTTGATTGGTTCTACCGAATCTAAATTGAATGAACTTTCAAAACTACATACTAATAAAACAGCTCAAAATGTAATGTTCGGATTGATTATTTCTGAAGCCAAACGTCTTTTTACTTATGAAAAATTATCAGTAAAAGAAGTCGCTTATGCTTTAGGCTTTAATGATCCTTTTTATTTTTCTAATTTCTTCAAGAAACACACCAATATTTCTCCAAAATCTTATAAAGAAAAACTAGTTCTTTCTTAA
- a CDS encoding SRPBCC domain-containing protein, giving the protein MKNDLQFDFTVDKATKTVFINREFDAELPLVWDAFTKAELLDQWVAPKPWTSRTKHMNFEVGGRRFYAMVSPEGQERWAVQEYTSITPKTNFKMFNTFADENENRELPGSDWDYTFSRQNGITEVNITIVNESLERLERLIEMGFTEGFKMSIDNLEKLLEILSKK; this is encoded by the coding sequence ATGAAAAACGATTTGCAATTTGATTTTACCGTTGACAAAGCCACAAAAACGGTATTTATAAACAGAGAATTTGATGCAGAACTTCCGCTGGTTTGGGATGCTTTTACTAAAGCGGAACTTCTTGACCAATGGGTTGCACCAAAACCATGGACATCCAGAACAAAACACATGAATTTTGAAGTTGGCGGGCGACGATTCTACGCGATGGTAAGTCCCGAAGGACAGGAGCGTTGGGCTGTTCAGGAATATACTTCGATTACGCCAAAAACCAATTTTAAAATGTTCAATACTTTTGCAGACGAAAATGAAAATCGTGAATTGCCCGGTTCTGATTGGGATTATACTTTTAGCAGACAAAACGGTATAACTGAAGTGAATATTACTATTGTAAATGAATCACTGGAACGTTTGGAAAGATTAATTGAAATGGGCTTTACAGAAGGCTTTAAAATGAGTATTGATAACTTAGAAAAGCTATTGGAGATTTTGTCTAAAAAATGA
- a CDS encoding metalloregulator ArsR/SmtB family transcription factor: protein MRRDIFQAIADPTRRSIITLIAMQAMTPNAIAENFNTTRQSVSKHLRVLVECDLIKQEQQGREIYYSLEIEKMKEIDKWITQFREIWETKFNQLDKLLLTLKEQKK from the coding sequence ATGAGACGAGACATTTTTCAGGCAATAGCCGACCCAACTAGGCGGTCTATTATTACCTTAATTGCAATGCAGGCAATGACTCCAAATGCCATTGCGGAGAACTTTAATACTACCCGACAATCTGTTTCTAAACACCTTCGGGTACTTGTAGAATGCGACCTGATAAAACAGGAACAACAAGGCAGAGAAATTTACTATTCACTTGAAATTGAAAAAATGAAAGAAATCGACAAATGGATTACTCAATTCAGAGAAATTTGGGAAACCAAATTTAATCAGCTTGACAAACTATTACTAACACTTAAAGAACAGAAAAAATGA
- a CDS encoding PAAR-like protein produces the protein MAKPDNTLLRKQREEKQEAKNGLKFVIDGAKIRCNSCTIPEGDLKANYDTPSIQDKRVVTVVENDMTSLIFKGNCKKSFLSSSPCASVMKLGEWKNPGTVYFQDELAVLLRSTIKCEYGGVDITIWDCGQRNEITNLNTLGAPIPNIDRIINVNGHFYNKDGTFEGKINESDYEGSVNDVYVCNGKSTQKDKNGNELLTYNNIESLKIKNDVFLRIASLAYSESGFSLDVIKSIPFIVINHHKQLINSKVTKYKSNWFLNDTIIKMRNKWNDETYAHTFHYGAQGNPAFRKFLNIDLNESIDFEKNAKGRNENVKMKTAIEYTIKGTQYFNNEYIDFDYSGGGIGWQGADICTNTNWQKWLYIHSDHKKNAFKNWSNSSILEESIFESVSVFKGDFGTTIIYKSTIFSFKNSTTGNL, from the coding sequence ATGGCAAAACCGGATAATACTTTACTAAGAAAGCAAAGAGAAGAAAAACAAGAAGCTAAAAATGGTTTAAAATTTGTTATTGACGGCGCCAAAATTAGATGCAATTCATGCACCATTCCTGAAGGTGACTTAAAGGCAAATTATGATACGCCAAGTATACAAGACAAACGTGTTGTTACAGTGGTTGAGAATGACATGACGAGTTTGATATTTAAAGGCAATTGCAAAAAAAGCTTTTTAAGTTCCAGCCCTTGTGCATCAGTAATGAAACTTGGTGAGTGGAAAAATCCAGGAACGGTATATTTTCAGGATGAGTTGGCAGTACTTTTAAGAAGTACCATAAAATGCGAATATGGAGGAGTCGATATTACAATTTGGGATTGCGGACAACGAAACGAAATTACAAATCTTAATACTTTGGGCGCACCTATACCTAATATAGATCGTATTATAAATGTAAACGGACATTTTTATAATAAAGATGGTACTTTTGAAGGTAAGATAAACGAATCTGATTACGAAGGAAGTGTAAATGATGTTTATGTTTGTAATGGGAAATCTACACAAAAAGATAAAAATGGAAATGAACTTTTGACTTATAATAATATCGAATCATTAAAAATAAAAAATGATGTCTTTTTACGAATAGCGAGTTTAGCTTATTCAGAATCAGGATTTTCATTAGATGTAATAAAATCTATTCCTTTTATAGTTATAAATCACCATAAACAACTAATTAATTCCAAAGTAACCAAATATAAAAGTAATTGGTTTCTAAATGATACTATAATAAAGATGAGAAACAAATGGAATGACGAAACATATGCTCATACATTTCATTATGGTGCCCAAGGAAATCCAGCATTTCGAAAATTTTTGAATATCGATTTAAATGAAAGTATTGATTTTGAAAAAAATGCTAAAGGAAGAAATGAAAATGTAAAAATGAAAACAGCTATTGAATACACAATAAAAGGAACTCAATATTTTAATAATGAATATATTGATTTTGATTACTCAGGTGGAGGAATTGGTTGGCAAGGTGCTGATATCTGTACTAATACAAATTGGCAAAAATGGTTATACATACATTCTGATCATAAAAAAAATGCATTTAAAAATTGGTCTAATTCTAGTATTTTAGAAGAATCAATATTTGAATCTGTATCAGTTTTTAAAGGAGATTTTGGAACAACAATTATTTATAAATCAACTATTTTTAGTTTTAAAAATAGCACAACAGGTAATCTATGA
- a CDS encoding efflux RND transporter periplasmic adaptor subunit yields the protein MKNKIIQSTALFFFAVFFLTSCNSKKEEIPVAELEPKTETFLLEKEKLSTELRLPAELTGFQQVDLYAKVSSFVKLLKVDIGTKVKKGQLLIVLEAPEISSQLAAAESRLKSMEAIYATSKSTYNRLYETSKVEGTISKNDLEMANGKKNSDYAQYQAAVAAHKEVSIIRGYLEIRAPFDGVVAARNVNLGTFVGPAGKGSDLPLLTIQQQDKLRLAVSVPELYTGYLHNGDEMSFNVKSLPETFKATITRMSGALDLKLRSERVEMDVHNTKENLLPGMVAEVLLPLNAKDSTFVIPKSALVSSAEGMFVIKVVNHKATRVDVKKGREIDDKIEIFGDLNPKDKLVKIASEETKEGDIINE from the coding sequence ATGAAAAATAAAATTATACAATCGACCGCATTATTCTTTTTTGCCGTGTTTTTTCTAACGAGTTGTAATTCTAAGAAAGAAGAAATTCCAGTTGCAGAATTGGAACCTAAAACAGAAACGTTTTTATTAGAGAAAGAAAAATTATCTACAGAGTTGCGTTTGCCAGCCGAATTAACCGGTTTTCAACAAGTAGACTTATACGCTAAAGTAAGTAGTTTTGTAAAATTGCTGAAAGTAGATATTGGTACCAAAGTAAAAAAAGGACAACTTTTGATTGTTCTTGAAGCTCCGGAAATCAGCTCACAATTGGCTGCCGCCGAATCAAGATTAAAATCGATGGAAGCTATTTATGCAACCAGCAAAAGCACCTACAACCGTTTGTATGAAACGAGCAAAGTTGAAGGAACGATTTCTAAAAATGATTTAGAAATGGCAAACGGAAAGAAAAACTCTGATTACGCACAATATCAGGCAGCAGTTGCAGCACATAAAGAAGTCTCGATTATAAGAGGTTATCTTGAAATTCGTGCTCCTTTTGACGGAGTTGTAGCGGCAAGAAACGTCAATTTAGGAACATTTGTTGGTCCGGCAGGAAAAGGTTCAGATTTGCCTTTATTGACGATTCAGCAACAAGATAAATTGCGTTTGGCGGTTTCTGTTCCAGAATTGTATACCGGATATTTACACAATGGCGATGAAATGAGTTTTAATGTAAAATCATTGCCGGAAACCTTCAAAGCGACAATTACAAGAATGTCCGGAGCATTAGATCTAAAACTTCGTTCTGAGCGTGTAGAAATGGACGTTCACAACACAAAAGAAAACCTATTGCCAGGAATGGTTGCCGAAGTTCTGTTACCGCTTAACGCGAAAGACAGTACGTTTGTAATTCCAAAATCGGCATTGGTAAGTTCAGCCGAAGGTATGTTTGTGATCAAAGTAGTAAACCACAAAGCAACGCGAGTTGACGTGAAAAAAGGAAGAGAAATCGATGATAAAATTGAAATCTTCGGCGACTTAAACCCAAAAGATAAACTGGTGAAAATTGCCAGCGAAGAAACTAAAGAAGGCGATATCATAAACGAATAA